From the genome of Candidatus Lokiarchaeota archaeon:
GTCTCCACATTGCCATCCTCGTCTTGATATCTCCGTGCTACTTCATCAGCGAATTCCCTTGCTTTGCCGAGCTCTTCCTCACTGGGATTCTCGGAACAGAAGAGGATTCCCTTTCTTGTATAGCCCGGAAAGTGATTTGTGCCCCTAGATTTGAAGTATCCAAGATCCCGTCCACCCTTTTTCAGAAGCTTCTTTCTGATTTCATTGCCTGTGTCACCAACATGGAGGCTATAAAGCGCAAACACAAAGAATGGTCGGTCATCTAGATCAGGCAGTGCTTCAATGAATTCACTTACCAAAGATGGGGCATGAAAGAAAAAGGTCGGCGTACCAATTCCTATGACATCAGATTTCTCCATGGCCTGCAAGTCCTCTGCAAGATTAGAGGTATCTACGGACCAACCAATGTCGCGTAATCGATCAGAAATCGTCTTGGCAATTTTGGCAGTTGAACCTTTTTGAGAGAAATAAGCGATAGTACAGGTTACCATGAATCTTCGCCTAGCATATTACTAGTGGCAAT
Proteins encoded in this window:
- a CDS encoding 4Fe-4S dicluster domain-containing protein — translated: MVTCTIAYFSQKGSTAKIAKTISDRLRDIGWSVDTSNLAEDLQAMEKSDVIGIGTPTFFFHAPSLVSEFIEALPDLDDRPFFVFALYSLHVGDTGNEIRKKLLKKGGRDLGYFKSRGTNHFPGYTRKGILFCSENPSEEELGKAREFADEVARRYQDEDGNVETFDPSPPMIYRLERLASSRWLTDHLMSRTFVVDEESCIKCGKCVDACPTDNVHLDEEGFPEWGQDCILCLSCEIACPENAISSILDSKLMSPIINYNISKGRENPEIAFKMV